The DNA region TGGTCAGTTGATGCCAATTATTGGCGTAAGAACATCGAATGGCGTGGTCAAAGTTGTCAGTTTGTACACCCGCTTCGGATGTACAAACTGACAACTTTGACCACGAGGTACAAAAATGCCCCAACTGAAACAGTTGAGGCTTTCGAATTGGAGAAGGTAAGTCTGTACCTTTTAGAATTTATACGTGACAGCGAGATAGTGTCCGAAGCCCGATGTTTCTCCAGCGATTCCGCCGGATTTAAAGAGCGCCATGTTTTGGTACCATTTCGGGCCGTAGCCGATTGAGTACCGTTTGGTGTGCCAGTAGAAACCATTGAACCATTCCAGGGACCATGATGTGCGGTCTACGTCGTCGTCGATTTTGTTAGCGCCAAATTTGTAGTCAAAGTAACCCTGCCAAGTGATGAAGGATTTGTTTTCAAATTCCACAATAGGTTTAAACCAATTTGTTGATAACAGGTAACCATTCCATGAACCTTCGTCGTCGGCGCCGTAGTTTTCGCGCACGTGGCGGGCCATTAAATTTGCTCCCAATTTACCAAGCCATGGCACTTGGATGTCAGCACCCAAGCCGAAGTATTGCTCAAATAGCGCGCGATCGCCTATGTTGAATAGAGTGGCGACAAACCATTCCTGAACCGGGCCTGCTGTCAGGTCGTGACCTGTCATGTAGTCCAAAGAAAAGCGCGGAGCGAGTTTGAAGAAGAAGTTGTCGCCATCATGACGATCGCTTTTTGAAGAATTAGTAATATCAAAGACATCAACGTAACCATAAAGATCCAAAACTCCGGAACGACCACCGAATTCCAATTCGATATAAGTATCGTCCTGTTTTTCAAACGGAATCTTATTGTCGATGGATTGCATGAAATTGATCTGGAACCACTTATAGTCACCTTTGCGAATGTCACCATCCGTGATTTTCGCTGCAAATGCAGAAGGGGAAAGCGCCAGAAGAACTAACAACGTACCAAAAATTCTTTGCATCATGTTTTCTCTTTCTTCACAAATGTATTAGGCTGGGAAAATGAAAAAAAAGGGTCCTTGTGGGACCCTTTATTAAAAAAATTAAACGTTAAAGCGGAAGAATAATACGTCGCCGTCTTTAACGACGTACTCTTTACCTTCGACACGGTATTTGCCCGCGTCTTTCACGGCTTGCTCAGTCTTGTAAGTGAACAAGTCTTCGCAGTGGTAAGTTTCAGCTCTGATAAAGCCTTTTTCGAAATCCGTATGGATCACGCCCGCAGCTTGCGGAGCCTTCGTGTTTGCACGGATCGTCCAAGCACGAACTTCTTTTTCACCAGCGGTGAAGTAAGTTTGCAAACCCAAAAGCGTATAAGCCTCGCGGATCAAACGGTTTAGGCCTGGCTCTTCAGAACCCAATGCTGCCAAGAAGTCTGCGCGATCTTCTGGTGGCAACAATGCGATTTCTGCTTCCATCGCAGAACAGATCAAAATCGTTTTATTGTTTTCTTCAGCAGCACGTTTTTCAACGGCTTTTGTCCAATCATTGCCGCCAGCTGCGAAGTCAGCGTCGTTTACGTTCATCGCGTAAAGAACTGGTTTTGCAGTTAGGAAGTGCATGTCTTTCATCATCAAAGCTTCTTGCTCGTCCAACTCAACTGAACGGGCTGGCAAACCTTTGCCCAAAGCTTCAACTGCTTTTTTAGCAACTTCGTATTCCAATTTGATTTTTTTATCAGCGCCAGTTTTCGCTGTTTTTTCGCGAGACTTCACGCGCTTTTCAGCTGAATCCAAATCCGCAAGCATCAACTCTGTGTTGATGATTTCGATGTCACGAAGAGGGTCCACGGAACCCGCAACGTGGATGATATTTGGGTCGTCAAAACAACGAACAACGTGCACGATCGCATCAGTCGCGCGGATGTGGGAAAGGAATTGATTTCCCAAACCTTCACCTTGCGAAGCACCTTTAACGATACCCGCGATATCCACGAATTCCATAGTTGTTGGAATTACTTTTTGTGGTTTGATAAATGTCGTGATTTTATCCATACGAGGATCTGGAACTGTCACCACGCCCACGTTGGGATCGATAGTACAGAAAGGGTAGTTGGCAGCCTCTGCCTTAGCTGAAGTCAACGCATTGAAAAGCGTAGATTTACCAACGTTCGGAAGACCTACGATACCGACCTGAAGTGCCATGATAACTCCTAATTAAAAACCTAATAATAGCACGGGAAATGTATATTACCCGTTGAATTTTGTCGAAGCTTTTTGAATGCCATCCAGAATGATACTCTCAATAGCATCGATACCTTTGTTCAGGAAGTCGGGCATAGTATCAAACTCTTCCTTGGAGAACTTGCCCAGAACATAGTCCGCCACCGGGAAGTTCGGGTTCTCGGGGCGACCAACACCCAGCTTCAATCGGGCATAGTCCTGAGTTCCCAATAATTGTGAGATACTTTTGATTCCATTGTGGCCGCCGTGCCCGCGGTTTTTATGAATCTTCATTTGGTTGAAGGGCTGATCGATGTCGTCATGGATCACGATCAGATGATCCAGAGGGATCTTATAGTAGCCCATCAAAGGCTGCACGGACTCGCCAGACAGATTCATGTAAGTCTGAGGTTTGCAGAAGTAAAGGTTGTGCCCCTGCCAAGTGGCTTGGGAAACTTCCGCCTTAAATTGATTTTTCACGTGGGGATCCCCCAGGCCGCGAAGGAAATAGTCGACAGCCATGAATCCGATATTGTGGCGAGTGAGTTTGTACTCTCCGCCGGGGTTTCCCAAACCAACGATCAACCAAGATGACATAAAAACCTCGTTAAGCCGAAATCAAAAAAAAAGGCGACTCGCTGAGAGCCGCCTTTTTGGAAGTGCGATAGTAGTCTGTACTCCAGTCTCGCCGGAGTAGCTAAAACTATTTTTTCGCAGCTGGTTTTGCAGCAGCTGGAGCAGCTTTCGCAGCAGCAGCAGGTGCAGCAGCAGCAGCCGGAGCCGCAGCTGGAGTAGCAGCAGCTTCTTCTTCTTGAGCAGAAACAACCGCGATAGTTGTGTCGCCAGAAGAGATCAATTTAGCAGAGCCAGTGATTTTCACGTCAGATGCGTGAAGAGCGTCGCCTACTGCCAATTCAGAGATGTCAGCTGTGAAGAATTCTGGGATCTCAGTTGGAAGAACTTCGATCTCGATTTGACGGTTAACTACGTTCAACATACCGCCTTCAGATAGACCAACTGGTTTACCTTCAAGACGAACTTCAACGTTAACGCGAACAGCTTTTTTAAGGTCAAGAGCGTAGAAATCAACGTGTTGTGGGCGACGAGTTACAGGGTGAACGTCTACTTTTTTAACAAGTACAACGATACCGTTTGCTTCTTTAACTGGAGATTTCAAGTTGAAAAGAGCATTTTCGTAAGCACGAACGTTGTACTTAACGATTTCTTTTTCGCCAACAGAGATGCTTACTGGAGCGATTGCACCGTAGATAACTGCAGGAACTTGGCGGTTAACGCGCAATTCGCGGCTGTTACCTTTACCAGTTTGACGAGCTTCTACGTTTAGTTCGATTCTATTTTTCATAATGTCTTCCTTCTAGTCCGATAGAGGATTGGTTGTTTCGCCCGTGAGGGCATTTTAGTTCTAATCAAATAAGCTGCTGACGGAATCATTTCCGTGGATTCGCTTGATCGCCTCAGCCAAAACTGGAGCGACAGAAACCACTTCGATTTTTCCGCAGTTCTTCGCCGCTTCCGATAACGGAATGGTGTCGGTGACCCATACTTTTTCAATAGGGCTTTCCTTCAGGCGAGTGATCGCAGGACCCGATAAAACGGGGTGCGTTGCAACAGCGAACACACGTTTTGCCCCATTCTTATAGAGACTGTCAACTGCTTGTGTAAGGGTTCCAGCCGTATCGATCATATCGTCGACGATGACAGCGGTTTTACCCGCAACATCCCCAATCAGGTGTAAAGCTTTCGCCTCGCCAGGGGCGGAACGGCGTTTATCGATGATGGCCATGCTGGATTCAATGCGTTTAGCGAAAGCACGGGTTCTTTCGACCCCTCCAGCGTCAGGACTCACCGCAACAAAGTCAGGGCCAACACCGTGGGCATCACGCCAAGCTCTTGCCAGAGTAGGGATCGCAAACAAGTGATCCACCGGGATGTTGAAGAAGCCTTGGATTTGGGCGGCATGCAGGTCCACGCAAACCACGCGGGTTGCGCCTGCAGAGACGATCAAATCTGCCATTAATTTCGCGGAGATAGGGGCGCGAGGAGCGACCTTTCTGTCCTGGCGGGCATACCCGAAATACGGGATCACAGCCGTGATGGACGCTGCGGAGGCTCTACGAAGAGCATCCAGCATCACGAAAAGCTCCATATAGCTTTGGTTCACTGGGGGACAGGTGCTTTGAATGACAAAGACATTCTGCCCGCGAACACTTTCGTGGATTTCTACTTGGATTTCGCCATCGGCGAAGGTGCTGACCTCGGAAAAACCAAGTTCGATTCCAGCGGCAGTAGCCACTTTCTTCGCCAGCTCAGGATTGGAATTAGCGGTAAATACTTTTAGGCCCTTCATATTACTCAAGTCTCCAGAGTCGTCTGTTGGAATGTGCGTTTGAAGGACACTAGCAAACGCGTTTGTCAGAGTAAAGTTAGGAAAGTCTTTTTTGGTTTTTGAGAGGGGGATTCTGCGATGCGGGGTCGTTTCCGGGGAGTTCCATGAAAGCCAACAAGGGATGGGCAAAATAATATGGAGTATTCTCGTATTTTGGCCGCATTTTAGCCTGTTTTAGGGGGTCCTTGGTCTACATTTGGTGTCATAACGCAAAACTTTCTCTGGATTATGTCAAGAAGCGGTAAAAATAAGTCGTAGAGAGCAGTGTTATACCTTGGAGAGGGGATAAGATGAGACCATGGATCACCGGTTTGCTTTGCGTGGCGATGACGACGTTCATTGTTTCGTGTTCATCAAGCGAAGAAAGCGAAGTCAGTGTTCCAGCGGAGGATTCAACACAATCGCCTGAGCCGACACCATCGCCATCTCCAACTGTAACACCAACACCTTCTCCATCACCAACAGTGACTCCATCTCCGACGGTTGAACCTGCGCCAACAGTAGCACCTTCTCCGGAACCAACTGTGGTTCCTTCACCAGCTCCTACCGCGACTCCTTCTCCTGAGCCGACCGTTGCTCCTTCTCCTGCGCCGACTGTGGCGCCATCGCCAGAGCCAACGGTGGTTCCGACGCCGGAACCGACGGTGACACCAACGCCGTCGCCGATGCCTTCACCGGAGCCAAGCCCAACGCCATCACCAGAGCCATCTCCAGAACCAAGTCCGTCACCTTCACCAACTCCATCCCCAACTCCGGTTGTGGGTTGTCCTGCAAACTTTGAAATGGTCGCAGCGAATTCTGCATTGGGAACATCGGCCTACTGTCTTGCGAAGTTCGAGATGAAACAAGTGAGCGGATCCGCGGTTGCAACTTCTTCCGGTAAGCCATGGATCGCCAATAAAGCGACAGCGGCTGCAGCTTGTGCGGCATTGGGTGTGAACTATCGTCTGCCAACGAACGCAGAATGGAATGCCGCTGCTTTGGAAATCTACAATCGCGCAGAAAACTGGTCCGGCGGAGCAAAACTTTCCGGCAAGCTATTCACTGGTTACTATTCCTGGGGAGAGCCTTTGGCGATTGCAAATACCTCCAATTCCTATGACAGCACAGGAGCCACTTCGGGAAGTCAGCGTCGTACCTTCGTGCTTGCAAGTGGCAACACCATTTGGGACTTCAGTGGTAACGTCTGGGAGTGGGTGAGTGACACGATCTATGGCAACTCATACTCTCCTGATTTGTCTTCCTCTTATGGTCGCAGCTATCACAACAACACCTGGGACGTGAAGCCAGGTTCAAAAGCCCTTTTGGATTTCACTGGCATGTCCAGTGTTCCAGCAAATGATGTTTATCTGGGTAATCTATTCGGTGGCAGCTCGGGGAAAGTGATTCGCGGAGGAGCTTCCTGCATCACGTCGCCGGGAGTGACGGGGATTTTCGCTGCAAATATTGGTGATATCACTGCGAATGAAACGCAGGCACCAGCTTCCTGGGGAGTGAGCATCGGGAACGTAGGGTTCCGTTGTGTGGCGACGCCGGCAGCATATTAAAATTATTTTAAATTGAACGTAATTGATGCACGTATTGGAAAATTTTAGAGCGTTTTGTTTAAAGCCGATCGAAGGATCGGCTTTTTTATTTTGGTATGTCTTCAAGCCAGGACAGAGATTGTACTTCAATGAATGTTTGCTTAAACAGCTCGTCGGCAGCAACCCAGCCATCGTTGTGAGATTTTTGCCAAGACTCGCCCCAACTGTTGTGCACTTTGACGGCGTCATAGCAGTTCCCAGCAGGATCACATTTACGTGCAAATCCCGTTAAAACCACAGCGTGTCCGTTTTGACAGTCTTTCATTTTCTTTGGTTTTTTCTCATCCAGGCAGATGCTTTGCAGTAACACGGGAAGTTTTTTTGCAAGGACGCTTTTGAGTTTTTCGGTCACAGCTTTATAGTTGAAATCTTTTTTATCTTCGGGAAACCATTTGGTCTCGGTGGAATCTTTCCCCTCAAAGTAAGCACGATTTTTCGCGCGATTGCATTCAGCGGGCGAGACAAGTTCATCAAAGAACTTGTCATAAGTTTCCTGGTTGAAGGCCCTTAATAGGGCTTTTTGATCTTTTTGAACGCAAAAATCCTGATCAATGGATTTTCCGGCTTCATCGGTAAAATCAGACTTACACTTTTCACATTTGGCATCGATAGATTTGAACTTCTTGTAAAGTGCTTTAAGTCGGTTAAATGCCTCTAACTGAGTCTCGGTCCCGTCGTGGGCTCCGCCCATTTTGCCCAGCAGTTTATCCAGGGACATGCAGGCCTCCGAAGCTGAGTCGCCAATGAAATTAGCGGCGATGTTCAAAGTAAAAGCCCCAGGGCCGCCTTCTTTGATTCCATTGTAACTGGACGCGTAGTCCGGTTCGCCGTCAGGTTTTTTTCCAAAGCGGGCGACATCCAGGGGAGAGAACATTTCAGAGTCTGGAATGTTTTTACAATCTTGCTTCATTATTCGGCAGTTGTTGGCTTGCATGACGGCTGTTGCGGCGAACGAGAAGCATATTCCCAATGTATCCTGGGACATCACACGCGGCATGTTTTCAACAATGATCTCGGAACCTTTTTGAGTGGTGAAGCCTTCATCGAATGGAGTGAAGGCTTTCATCGATTGCGCCTGGGAAGTCGCACTTAATGATAAAACTGACAAACAGAAAATCAAAAAGCGCATCCTGCAACTCCTTGGGTTTATAGAGTCGAATTATATTTCTGCAAAAACTGTTTAATCGCCTGCGCACGGTGAGAGTGCTGGGCTTTATAGCCGCTGGCAAGTTCCGCCAGGGTTTGTGTTTGACCTTCCGGGATGAAAACAGGGTCGTAACCAAAACCATGCAGGCCTGCTGGCTTGCTGGCGATAGTGCCCTTAAGTTCGCCCGTGAAAATCCATTCTTCACCAGTGGGTGTGTAAACGACCGTCGTGCAAACGAATTTTGCATTCTTGTTCGCCATTGGTTTCAGTGTGATCATTTTTAAAAGCTTCGCCACATTTTCACTGTCAGAAGCTTTCGGTCCCGCATAGCGAGCAGAATGAATACCAGGAAGGTTGTTAAGTCCCTCAACTTCAAGTCCGGCATCCTCGCCCAAAACCCAAACGTTGTTTTTCACGGCACGCAAAGTCTTAGCCTTGATACGGGCGTTGTCCAAAAATGTTTTACCGTCTTCAGGACGGGGAGTGAAAGAGGCGATTTCGCCCTGATGGTGCAATTGCAAGTCCACCACTTCGTTCATCAATACTCGAAATTCAGAGAGTTTGCCTTTGTTTCCAGTCGCAATCCAAAGTTCCATGTTGCCGTCTCCTTTGAATTAAACGCCAGCCAGGCGGTAAGTTTCACCAATGATAGCGGCTTGGTGAATGAATAGTTCACGGCAGCCTTTTTCAGCCACATCCATCATCTTGTTCAATTGCTGACGGTTGAATGGAACGTGCTCTGCCGTGCCTTGCACTTCAACGAAAGTGCCTTTGTCAGTCATGACAAAGTTCATGTCAGTGCCGATAGCGCTGTCCTCGTCATAATTCAAATCCAATAAAATATTATCATTGTGAAGACCCACACTGATCGCGGCAACGTAATTGATCAAAGGATTGGCTTTGATTTCACTGACTGCTGCCAGTTTTTTTAGTGCCAGAGCCAAAGCCACGTAGCCACCGGTTACCGCAGCGGTGCGTGTGCCGCCATCTGCATTCAAAACATCACAGTCGATGGTGATTTGTTTTTCGCCCATCAGTTTCAAATCAACAGCCGCGCGCAGGGATCTGCCGATCAGTCGGGAGATTTCTTGTGTGCGTCCGCTGTTGGCCGCCTTATCACGTTTGATACGAGTGTGAGTGGAGCGCGGAAGCATGCCGTACTCCGCAGTCACCCAACCAGCACCCGTGCCTGCCAACCATTGTGGGGCTTTGGATTCGTAGCTGGCGGTGCAAAGAACTTTGGTTTTCCCAAACTCTACCATTGCAGAGCCTTCCGCGTATTCAGCAACATTCGGTGTGATTTTGATTTGTCTTAGTTGGTCGAATAAGCGGCCGTCGCTGCGCATGGGGACTCCTTGGAAATGGGGGGATGAAAGAGTCCTCAATTTAGATTCTTGGCAGAGGAATTGTCCATCTTTTCTTTGTATGAAACGAGAGCGTTATAGATTTTTTCGGCCAGATCTTTTTGATAGTCCTTACGTTGCAGGCGTTGCGCTTCGCGGGGATTGGAAATAAAGCCAATCTCAATTAATACAGCCGGCATTGAGGTTTTTGAGATCACATAAAATGGGGCCTGCTTAATGGTCGCCTGCATCGCATTTTCATCGTTTTCCCAAATGGTTGTTAAAGCTTTGGTCAAACGCAGACTGGAGTTCATACGATTTTGTCGGCGCAGGTCTTCGACGATTGCGGCAACGTCGCCCTTTTTTGAAAGCTCGTCGCCACCCGAAAGATTGTGGAGATCGCGGGCATTGGCGAGTGCCTGATTTTCCTGGTTTGCCAGAAACAAAGCATCTTCATCAGCCGGCAGGTTGTTTTGAAAGAAAAATTCCACTCCGCGGGCGCGCTGATCCAGAGCCGCATTGGCGTGCAGGCTTACATATAAATCGGCCTCAGCCTTTTCCGCCATTTTGACCCGGTCAGGAAGGGAGATGGCGCGATCATTATCGCGGGTCATGGTGACTACGAAATGAGGGTCTTCGCTGAGCAGGGTTTTAAGTTTGCGAGCCACAGTCAAAACAAGGTCGGCCTCTTTGATTGAGTTATAGACAGCCCCCTTGTCCGTTCCACCATGGCCCGGGTCCAATACGATATGGAATGTAGCAAAAGCAGGGGATGCCCAGGCTCCAGCTAATAGGGAACACAAAATCTGTTTCAATCTGATAGAGGTCATTACTATAAGTAGAATTTCTTGAATAAATTCTGTCGAGTCCAGTCGCTGGGGGAGGGCCGACAATTGGCGTTTTCCGTATAATTTCTCGACAGAGGTTTAGTGTCGGGCTCCATTTAATTGGACCTGAACATAATCTTGGTCTGGCACCGCGATTGCTTTAGTACTAAAGCAACCCCCCCTTGCGGCCAGGATCCTCCCCCCCCAATCCTGGTCGCTTTTTTTTTGCCCAAAATGCATATATCCTATTGCCTGTTAACAGCTTAAGGAGACATTCATGCATTTCAAAACTTTGGGTATTCTGCTTGTTGCAGCTTTGATGACAACGACAGCGACAAGAGCACTGGCACAAGACAAACAAATTGAAGCGGAAGAAGCTATAGCGGATGCAGAAGGTGCAAAAGCTGAGGCTGCCGAAGCGAAACGCCGTGCAGAGGAAGAGCGTAAGACTCGCGAAAAAGCACGCACTGAAGCTCAATCAGCTATTAATAAGGCTCGCTCAGCAGAAGCTGAAGCGAAAAGAGATCAGGCGACAGCAGAGCGCGACGTAGCTAAGTTTAAAGCGGAAGCTGCTGGTTTTGATCGTGATCAAAAGAAAGCTGAAAAAGACCAGGCTGAAGCAACAGCTCGCAGTAAAACAGCTGCCACTCAAATTGAAAAAGCCAAAAAATCCCGTGACGACGCGATGGAACTGAAAAAAACAGAGGAGAAAAAAGCCTCTGATATGATGTCTCAAGCGAAAGACATGGAAAAACAGGCACAAGCTGCTACGGAAGCGGGTCAAAAAGCCAGCAAGGAAGCAGAAGTTGCCAAGCTGGAATCTGCGAAAGCAAACCAAAATCTTTCAAAAACAAAATTGCTGGTTGAAAAAGCGGTGGCTGAATCCAAAGCTCGCGATGCCAAAGCAAAATCAGAAATCGCTCGTGCAGATGCTGAAAAAGCAAAAGCTGAAGCAGAGATGACTCGATTGAAAGCTCAGGAAGAGCAAGCTAAAGCAATGATTGATAAAACAGAGTCAGAGCTGAAGTCCGCAACTGAAGAGACGAAAAAATTGAGCTCTCAGGTTGAAGATGAGCGCAAAAAATTGAACGACATCAAAAAAGATGAAGCGAAGGTGACTCAAACGGCGGCTAAAGCGAAACAAGAGCTTGAAAGCAACCGTATGAAGTACCGTCAAGAGGAAGCAAAATCCTCTCAAGAGCTGGCTCGTGCAAGAAAGTCCATCGAGGACAACGAAGCGGCTGCTAAACACGCTGATGCTGAACTTGAAAAATACAAAGCAAGTGCTGAAAAAGCCAAAGCAGAGTTGGAACAAGTTCAAGACCGCGTAGAAGAAGCAAAGAACAAAGCGGAAGACGCTAAAATCCGCGCTGAAACTGCAAAAGCCCAGGCTGAAGCTGCTGACGCTCAGTTGGAAGCTGCGAAAATCAGAGCAGGCAGCCAAGGTGTGGATCTTTCTGCACCAGCTGCGGCTCCAGCAAAGAAAAAGAAAAAGTAATTTAAGCGAAATCAAAACTGAAAAACCCGGCTCATCGCCGGGTTTTTTTATTTCATCTTCATAGCGTAGCCGGTGTACGCAATCATTGGTGACTTTGAAAATGTGAATTTGAAATCCCTCGGCACCTCGCCGGTGCGGATCAGACTCCAGATCCCTTTTTGCATGAATACAGGGCGAATGCCGCGAATCTCGACGTCGTGCAATCCCGTTTCTTTCATCCATTTGGTCAGATCTTTGGGTTTAATAAACAATGAATACACATGGTAGTCATCGGGAGTGTTCTTAACAAACCACTCCATGGATTTAATCACCACCAGGTTGGCCAGTTGGTTCTTATTGAAAGTGTTAAAGAAAAACAAGCCACCGGGCTTTAAAATCCGGGAGGCTTCAGCCAGTACTTTTTGTGGCTCTGAAACATGTTCCAGCAGATCCATTGCGCAGGCGACATCGAAACTGTTATCAGGAAAAGGAACCTGATAAACATCGCCGATTTGATAGTGCACGGAATGTGTGTGGTCGCGGCTTTCGGCAACCTTCAAGCTTGAGTCCGACAGGTCAATTCCGGAGACATGATGCCCGGCCGCTGCCAAATCGTTGGATAGAAAGCCACCGCCGCAACCCATATCCAGAATTTTGGCGGACTTTCTGCCAATAAAACGTTCGATGGTTTGTAGTATCCAGGGCATTTCCAGCTTGTGCTGATTTCTGAGCAGTGCAATTGGATCGTCCTGCGCCTCGTACCAGCGCTCCGCCAAAAGATCGTAAGCTTTGTTGTTGATGATTTCATTGTCTGCTTTGGCCAGATCCAATTCCATAATGTACCCCTGGTGTTTTTAAATCAGACTGCGAAACTCTCTGGCCGTCGGCAAGATCCAGTGGCAACTTGCAAGTTTGCGGTGTAGATTCTTTTAAAAGAGGTGTGCATGAACAAAAAAATTTTCGTAACTGTGATTGTTGTTGGTTCCATGGCGCATGCGCAAGGATACAAGTGTTTTCAAAAAGTTTCAGAAACAGAACGCCGGGAAATCGTAGCTAAATTTATGGCCAAGGAATACCCGGAATTTAAAAAGAAGTTTGCGGATTTCTGTAAGAAATATTCCGAGACCGTATCTTGCAAGACGGAAACTGTTTCTTTGAAAAAGGCTCCCCAGCATATGTCAGGAATTGCCCGCCAAAGCCCTTGTGCTGAAGTCATGCGAATTGATTCTGGCAATGATACGACCATCTATTCAATGGACGACAAAACCGCACCTAAACGTATGTAAAGGCGCAGGTAAAGACGTGTGGGCATGATCTTTATCAGGTCCACTATGTGAATCGCAACTCCCTCTCTAGAATGTTGATTAAATCTCAACAGAAAGAGGAGTTATGGTTAAGGCAATGGTTTTGACTTTGGCGGTGGCTTTCACGTTCAGTGCTTATT from Bdellovibrio sp. GT3 includes:
- a CDS encoding nucleoside-specific channel-forming Tsx family protein, which translates into the protein MQRIFGTLLVLLALSPSAFAAKITDGDIRKGDYKWFQINFMQSIDNKIPFEKQDDTYIELEFGGRSGVLDLYGYVDVFDITNSSKSDRHDGDNFFFKLAPRFSLDYMTGHDLTAGPVQEWFVATLFNIGDRALFEQYFGLGADIQVPWLGKLGANLMARHVRENYGADDEGSWNGYLLSTNWFKPIVEFENKSFITWQGYFDYKFGANKIDDDVDRTSWSLEWFNGFYWHTKRYSIGYGPKWYQNMALFKSGGIAGETSGFGHYLAVTYKF
- the ychF gene encoding redox-regulated ATPase YchF, yielding MALQVGIVGLPNVGKSTLFNALTSAKAEAANYPFCTIDPNVGVVTVPDPRMDKITTFIKPQKVIPTTMEFVDIAGIVKGASQGEGLGNQFLSHIRATDAIVHVVRCFDDPNIIHVAGSVDPLRDIEIINTELMLADLDSAEKRVKSREKTAKTGADKKIKLEYEVAKKAVEALGKGLPARSVELDEQEALMMKDMHFLTAKPVLYAMNVNDADFAAGGNDWTKAVEKRAAEENNKTILICSAMEAEIALLPPEDRADFLAALGSEEPGLNRLIREAYTLLGLQTYFTAGEKEVRAWTIRANTKAPQAAGVIHTDFEKGFIRAETYHCEDLFTYKTEQAVKDAGKYRVEGKEYVVKDGDVLFFRFNV
- the pth gene encoding aminoacyl-tRNA hydrolase, whose product is MSSWLIVGLGNPGGEYKLTRHNIGFMAVDYFLRGLGDPHVKNQFKAEVSQATWQGHNLYFCKPQTYMNLSGESVQPLMGYYKIPLDHLIVIHDDIDQPFNQMKIHKNRGHGGHNGIKSISQLLGTQDYARLKLGVGRPENPNFPVADYVLGKFSKEEFDTMPDFLNKGIDAIESIILDGIQKASTKFNG
- a CDS encoding 50S ribosomal protein L25 — translated: MKNRIELNVEARQTGKGNSRELRVNRQVPAVIYGAIAPVSISVGEKEIVKYNVRAYENALFNLKSPVKEANGIVVLVKKVDVHPVTRRPQHVDFYALDLKKAVRVNVEVRLEGKPVGLSEGGMLNVVNRQIEIEVLPTEIPEFFTADISELAVGDALHASDVKITGSAKLISSGDTTIAVVSAQEEEAAATPAAAPAAAAAPAAAAKAAPAAAKPAAKK
- a CDS encoding ribose-phosphate diphosphokinase, which encodes MKGLKVFTANSNPELAKKVATAAGIELGFSEVSTFADGEIQVEIHESVRGQNVFVIQSTCPPVNQSYMELFVMLDALRRASAASITAVIPYFGYARQDRKVAPRAPISAKLMADLIVSAGATRVVCVDLHAAQIQGFFNIPVDHLFAIPTLARAWRDAHGVGPDFVAVSPDAGGVERTRAFAKRIESSMAIIDKRRSAPGEAKALHLIGDVAGKTAVIVDDMIDTAGTLTQAVDSLYKNGAKRVFAVATHPVLSGPAITRLKESPIEKVWVTDTIPLSEAAKNCGKIEVVSVAPVLAEAIKRIHGNDSVSSLFD
- a CDS encoding SUMF1/EgtB/PvdO family nonheme iron enzyme, whose product is MRPWITGLLCVAMTTFIVSCSSSEESEVSVPAEDSTQSPEPTPSPSPTVTPTPSPSPTVTPSPTVEPAPTVAPSPEPTVVPSPAPTATPSPEPTVAPSPAPTVAPSPEPTVVPTPEPTVTPTPSPMPSPEPSPTPSPEPSPEPSPSPSPTPSPTPVVGCPANFEMVAANSALGTSAYCLAKFEMKQVSGSAVATSSGKPWIANKATAAAACAALGVNYRLPTNAEWNAAALEIYNRAENWSGGAKLSGKLFTGYYSWGEPLAIANTSNSYDSTGATSGSQRRTFVLASGNTIWDFSGNVWEWVSDTIYGNSYSPDLSSSYGRSYHNNTWDVKPGSKALLDFTGMSSVPANDVYLGNLFGGSSGKVIRGGASCITSPGVTGIFAANIGDITANETQAPASWGVSIGNVGFRCVATPAAY
- the rdgB gene encoding RdgB/HAM1 family non-canonical purine NTP pyrophosphatase, producing the protein MELWIATGNKGKLSEFRVLMNEVVDLQLHHQGEIASFTPRPEDGKTFLDNARIKAKTLRAVKNNVWVLGEDAGLEVEGLNNLPGIHSARYAGPKASDSENVAKLLKMITLKPMANKNAKFVCTTVVYTPTGEEWIFTGELKGTIASKPAGLHGFGYDPVFIPEGQTQTLAELASGYKAQHSHRAQAIKQFLQKYNSTL
- the rph gene encoding ribonuclease PH gives rise to the protein MRSDGRLFDQLRQIKITPNVAEYAEGSAMVEFGKTKVLCTASYESKAPQWLAGTGAGWVTAEYGMLPRSTHTRIKRDKAANSGRTQEISRLIGRSLRAAVDLKLMGEKQITIDCDVLNADGGTRTAAVTGGYVALALALKKLAAVSEIKANPLINYVAAISVGLHNDNILLDLNYDEDSAIGTDMNFVMTDKGTFVEVQGTAEHVPFNRQQLNKMMDVAEKGCRELFIHQAAIIGETYRLAGV
- a CDS encoding N-acetylmuramoyl-L-alanine amidase family protein, translating into MTSIRLKQILCSLLAGAWASPAFATFHIVLDPGHGGTDKGAVYNSIKEADLVLTVARKLKTLLSEDPHFVVTMTRDNDRAISLPDRVKMAEKAEADLYVSLHANAALDQRARGVEFFFQNNLPADEDALFLANQENQALANARDLHNLSGGDELSKKGDVAAIVEDLRRQNRMNSSLRLTKALTTIWENDENAMQATIKQAPFYVISKTSMPAVLIEIGFISNPREAQRLQRKDYQKDLAEKIYNALVSYKEKMDNSSAKNLN
- the ubiG gene encoding bifunctional 2-polyprenyl-6-hydroxyphenol methylase/3-demethylubiquinol 3-O-methyltransferase UbiG; translation: MELDLAKADNEIINNKAYDLLAERWYEAQDDPIALLRNQHKLEMPWILQTIERFIGRKSAKILDMGCGGGFLSNDLAAAGHHVSGIDLSDSSLKVAESRDHTHSVHYQIGDVYQVPFPDNSFDVACAMDLLEHVSEPQKVLAEASRILKPGGLFFFNTFNKNQLANLVVIKSMEWFVKNTPDDYHVYSLFIKPKDLTKWMKETGLHDVEIRGIRPVFMQKGIWSLIRTGEVPRDFKFTFSKSPMIAYTGYAMKMK